One Gemmatimonadota bacterium DNA window includes the following coding sequences:
- a CDS encoding sulfatase-like hydrolase/transferase, with protein sequence MKRPNLLYIFTDQQRADTLECYGNHQIETPALNALASESFVFENAYVSQPVCSPARATMLTGLWPHTAGVPSCNVPLDADIPTIAEMLPEGYDTAFMGKWHLGDEIFPQHGFKTWVGTEDQYRRSYSETDRLAEVSDYHHFLADKGYTPDIELLGQKVFSRHYAASLPEECTKAWYLGERAADYIRRRGDDPFALCVSYLEPHPPHTGPLNDYYDPDSLPTGPAFMRQPPDDAPLLVRLMAAFYMQSENYGLDLRNEPGWRALLARYWGNISLVDRSVGRILKALDESGKADDTIVVFTSDHGELMGDHGILGKTLMYEESIKVPMVLRAPMVDQPPRRVGGRFSHIDLVPTLMELLGLERPDRLQGRSRVPVLQGHENLDGDDVFVEWSGADGHAPAGFGEAEPNRSMVHQHRTIVAADGWKLNLYGKGQGELYDLNSDPHELENLYHRSGQAGRIADLSERIRAWQEETGDVP encoded by the coding sequence ATGAAACGCCCCAACCTGCTCTACATTTTCACCGACCAGCAGCGCGCGGATACGCTGGAATGCTATGGAAACCACCAGATCGAAACCCCCGCGCTCAACGCGCTGGCGTCGGAGAGCTTCGTATTCGAAAACGCCTACGTGAGCCAGCCCGTATGCAGCCCGGCCCGGGCTACGATGCTCACTGGACTTTGGCCGCACACAGCGGGCGTTCCGTCCTGCAATGTGCCTTTGGACGCCGACATACCGACCATTGCCGAAATGCTGCCCGAGGGATACGACACGGCCTTCATGGGGAAATGGCACCTGGGGGACGAGATCTTCCCGCAGCACGGCTTCAAGACCTGGGTGGGCACGGAGGATCAATATCGCCGCAGCTACTCGGAAACGGACCGGCTGGCCGAAGTCAGCGACTATCACCACTTCCTGGCCGATAAGGGATACACGCCGGATATCGAGCTTTTGGGACAAAAGGTATTCTCGCGACACTACGCGGCCTCCCTGCCCGAGGAATGCACCAAGGCGTGGTACCTGGGCGAGCGCGCGGCGGACTACATTCGCCGGCGCGGCGACGACCCCTTCGCTCTCTGCGTCAGCTACCTCGAGCCCCATCCACCCCACACCGGTCCGTTGAACGACTACTACGATCCGGACAGCCTGCCCACCGGACCGGCGTTCATGCGGCAGCCACCCGACGACGCGCCGCTGCTCGTCCGATTGATGGCCGCCTTCTACATGCAGTCGGAGAACTACGGGCTGGATCTTCGTAACGAGCCGGGATGGCGGGCGTTGTTAGCCCGCTACTGGGGCAACATCTCCCTGGTGGACCGTTCGGTGGGAAGGATCCTGAAGGCCCTGGACGAGAGCGGAAAGGCCGATGATACCATCGTCGTATTCACGTCCGACCACGGCGAGTTGATGGGCGATCACGGCATCCTGGGCAAGACGCTCATGTACGAGGAGTCCATCAAGGTGCCCATGGTGCTGCGCGCGCCCATGGTGGATCAGCCTCCTCGCCGCGTCGGCGGCCGGTTCAGCCACATCGACCTGGTCCCCACGCTGATGGAGTTGCTTGGCCTCGAGCGGCCGGATCGGTTGCAGGGTCGGAGCCGGGTACCGGTATTGCAAGGGCACGAGAATCTGGACGGCGACGACGTGTTCGTTGAGTGGAGCGGCGCCGACGGCCACGCTCCCGCCGGATTCGGCGAAGCGGAACCGAACCGGAGCATGGTCCACCAGCATCGGACCATCGTGGCCGCGGATGGCTGGAAGCTCAATCTGTATGGGAAGGGACAGGGGGAATTGTACGATCTGAATAGCGATCCTCATGAGTTGGAGAATCTGTATCACCGGAGCGGGCAGGCCGGACGGATTGCGGATCTGTCGGAGCGGATCCGGGCCTGGCAGGAGGAGACGGGGGACGTACCATGA
- a CDS encoding hydroxyacid dehydrogenase → MSNNRPQVLIACDERVRNGYLPPAELARLEAFADWAWFHSEGGGIYDTSTDPETTARLAKEMDGVDALVVCHGAPRIDAAILDAAPRLRFVGELEGDRFAARLDLETLWARDIRTVDTTNGSTYPVAEWALALTLISMRNAGALFRRIVAGNTQDRGLIQPMAGILTGKRVGLIGGGHMGRRLMKLLRPFEVELWVHDPYLPQELPEALGFLQTSLENVLSQCDAIICVAPLTPHTRGMIGRRELELIPSGAVFVNVSRGAIVDSAALIERLKRGDIAAGLDVFDPEPIPEDSEIIGLPNVFLTPHFSGRTGEDYPHFFHYMVDELERFFSGHQTWFNLTPRSKSNREGNR, encoded by the coding sequence ATGTCGAACAACCGCCCGCAAGTACTCATCGCCTGCGACGAGCGGGTGCGCAACGGTTACCTGCCGCCGGCGGAACTGGCCCGCCTCGAGGCGTTTGCCGACTGGGCGTGGTTCCACAGCGAGGGCGGTGGGATTTACGATACCAGCACGGACCCCGAGACAACGGCGCGGTTGGCGAAGGAGATGGACGGCGTGGACGCCCTCGTCGTCTGCCACGGCGCGCCGAGGATCGACGCCGCGATCCTGGATGCCGCTCCCCGGCTGCGATTCGTCGGTGAACTGGAAGGCGACCGGTTTGCCGCGCGCCTGGACCTGGAAACATTGTGGGCGCGCGACATCCGCACCGTGGATACGACCAACGGATCCACCTATCCCGTGGCCGAATGGGCTCTGGCTCTGACGCTGATCTCCATGCGTAATGCCGGCGCACTTTTCCGCCGAATCGTGGCGGGCAATACGCAGGATCGAGGTCTCATTCAGCCCATGGCGGGCATCCTCACCGGCAAGCGGGTCGGACTCATTGGCGGCGGACACATGGGACGGCGGTTGATGAAGCTGCTGCGCCCCTTCGAGGTCGAGCTTTGGGTGCACGATCCCTACCTGCCGCAGGAACTCCCCGAAGCGCTGGGCTTCCTGCAGACGTCGCTGGAAAACGTGCTTTCGCAGTGTGACGCGATCATCTGCGTGGCGCCCCTCACCCCCCATACACGGGGCATGATCGGACGGCGTGAGCTGGAACTCATTCCATCGGGCGCGGTGTTCGTGAACGTTTCGCGCGGGGCCATCGTCGATTCCGCGGCCCTGATCGAACGCCTCAAGCGCGGGGACATCGCCGCGGGGCTGGACGTTTTCGACCCGGAGCCCATCCCCGAGGACAGCGAAATCATCGGACTGCCGAACGTTTTTCTCACGCCGCACTTCTCTGGTCGCACGGGAGAGGACTATCCGCACTTCTTCCACTACATGGTCGATGAGCTGGAGCGATTCTTTTCCGGCCATCAGACCTGGTTCAACCTGACCCCCCGCTCGAAGTCCAACCGCGAAGGGAACCGATGA
- a CDS encoding phytanoyl-CoA dioxygenase family protein, translating to MVISFASKHTNSKPSRRMPDLEFFKQNGYVNLGQVFTGEELSRFIDLYDRDKSESGCFWHPISNHGHQTLNCDPLISSPEIDGLIRHPALIGPIETIFEGPSWLGEACLRHMVPRDSNPEEIWHRDRPHATDRPYRCGYLQMMLYLTDVHEGTHCFSISPEPFDGPVLETPEQLARRGKVHLHGPAGTVILFNLSVLHAATVRITPHERKTVQIYYGHRGGPVLSDCTVIPTRLWRDHPDPEVRAFYGMMTGRTQKYAEAFG from the coding sequence ATGGTCATTTCTTTTGCAAGTAAACACACCAATTCGAAGCCAAGTCGTCGCATGCCAGATCTCGAGTTTTTCAAGCAGAACGGATACGTCAACCTCGGCCAGGTATTTACCGGCGAGGAACTGAGTCGATTCATCGACCTGTACGACCGTGACAAGTCGGAGTCGGGCTGCTTCTGGCATCCCATTTCCAATCACGGCCACCAGACCCTCAACTGCGATCCGCTGATCTCCTCTCCGGAAATCGACGGCCTGATCCGCCATCCCGCCCTGATCGGCCCGATAGAGACCATCTTCGAAGGGCCCAGTTGGCTCGGAGAAGCGTGCCTGCGGCACATGGTCCCGCGTGACAGCAATCCGGAGGAGATCTGGCACCGGGACCGTCCGCATGCGACGGACCGGCCCTATAGGTGCGGTTATTTGCAGATGATGCTCTACCTGACCGATGTCCACGAAGGTACGCACTGCTTCTCCATATCGCCGGAACCCTTCGACGGGCCGGTACTCGAGACCCCGGAACAGCTCGCCCGGCGCGGCAAGGTCCACCTGCATGGTCCGGCAGGCACGGTCATCCTGTTCAACCTGTCGGTGCTCCACGCCGCGACGGTACGGATCACTCCGCACGAGCGCAAGACCGTTCAGATTTACTACGGCCATCGCGGCGGCCCCGTGCTTAGCGATTGTACCGTGATTCCCACCAGGCTCTGGCGGGACCATCCGGATCCTGAGGTACGGGCATTCTACGGGATGATGACCGGTCGTACGCAGAAATATGCCGAGGCCTTCGGTTGA
- a CDS encoding Gfo/Idh/MocA family oxidoreductase, producing the protein MPRRQLSLHFITAPRSLPGVQEMPKTVLNAALIGCGGRGRGHLETMKDFDDLRFVAVCDPVEELRNRAADENSVPRKYEDIGDMLSKEELDLAVIATPAHLNGRCALPVIQAGVHTLLEKPPGLSGAETEGLRDAANASGAKVLVGWNRRFHSLICKARGLIEERGPITQIVAEFHKSMTGLHRRGFPDHLLDNFIYETPIHAIDLTRSLAGSSPIAELHAVARRANSPFVDVYAALIRFENGCVTQLTANFTTDARLERYEIHGRDCSAYLEGVRKAVVQRDGKTEVFDEVESGGTAEQARFLVDCIKEDRPVGLPAAGLDEAVETMKLADRIRAELRD; encoded by the coding sequence ATGCCGCGGCGTCAGTTATCTTTGCACTTCATTACTGCCCCTCGCAGCCTACCAGGAGTACAAGAAATGCCCAAAACTGTCCTCAATGCCGCCCTGATCGGATGCGGCGGCAGGGGCCGAGGCCACCTCGAGACGATGAAGGACTTCGACGACCTGCGGTTCGTGGCCGTGTGCGATCCCGTGGAGGAACTGCGCAACCGGGCGGCCGACGAGAACTCCGTTCCGCGCAAGTACGAAGATATAGGGGACATGCTGTCGAAAGAGGAACTGGACCTGGCGGTCATCGCGACGCCGGCCCACCTGAACGGCCGGTGCGCGCTGCCGGTGATCCAGGCCGGGGTCCACACGTTGCTGGAGAAGCCGCCCGGGCTGTCCGGCGCGGAAACCGAAGGACTTCGCGACGCCGCCAACGCGTCCGGCGCGAAGGTGCTGGTCGGGTGGAACCGCCGTTTCCATTCGCTGATCTGCAAGGCGCGCGGCCTTATCGAGGAGCGGGGGCCCATCACCCAGATCGTGGCGGAGTTCCACAAGAGCATGACCGGTTTGCACAGGCGGGGCTTCCCGGACCACCTGCTGGACAACTTCATCTACGAGACGCCGATCCATGCCATCGACCTGACGCGGTCCCTGGCCGGCAGTTCCCCCATCGCCGAGCTGCACGCCGTCGCCCGCCGGGCGAATTCGCCCTTCGTCGACGTGTACGCCGCACTCATCCGCTTCGAGAACGGGTGCGTAACCCAGCTCACGGCCAATTTCACGACGGATGCCCGGCTGGAGCGCTACGAAATCCACGGCCGGGACTGCTCGGCCTACCTGGAAGGCGTCAGGAAAGCCGTGGTACAACGCGACGGCAAGACCGAGGTATTCGACGAAGTGGAGTCCGGCGGCACCGCCGAACAGGCCCGCTTCCTGGTCGATTGCATCAAGGAAGACCGGCCCGTTGGGCTGCCTGCGGCGGGCCTGGACGAAGCCGTCGAGACGATGAAGCTGGCCGACCGCATCCGGGCGGAGTTGCGGGACTGA
- a CDS encoding penicillin acylase family protein has translation MPYTHYMHFIVALVVTPLLAMGCGEEVDTVDSDEQLMSLARGSISQIEGELTLDGLQEPVEVIRDRHGIPHIYAQNTDDLFFAQGYVMAQDRLWQMELWRRWREGRLAEIFGPEAFDYDARTRLMMYRGPFDDREWTSYHAEGERIFTAYANGVNAYIDTHADNLPVEFKLTGIQPGRWTKETVVRRWTGLFFPSAGNDAGDEIQLARSVAELGVEEANRRAAPLPWDDLVVPEGLDVNIVHEDIVAAMRKGEGDPLVPGRLPQLELVEPYTGLVPPDRQAEAPTEEQLLEIGSNNWAVSGALSITGQVMVVNDPHRRLENPSLRYYSHLNAPGWNVIGASEPPFVGVTAGHNDRVAWGYTFAGVDVNDVYVEELHSEQPDMVRWQGGWEPLRVITEEIPVKGEEPREVVLKYSRHGPVFYEDPENGVVYAVRSITHEPGTAPYLGCFRMAQAESAEDFFERAMFWKVPTHNLVFGDVEGNIAFQVSALTPDREGWNGRLPVPGDGRYEWQGFREDLPREYNPQRGWVGTANNDSHPPDYTGRPVMFHSSRGVEYSRIERMKQLLEPNRKYTIDDHKRIQLDAYSLRAEADIPSFRGWTSDDAEVERARALVADWNGVLYRDSAGAAVWYRWRGEAEAAAYDRETPDDERRPLVEAGLRKTVDRLMSELGEDWGEWRYGRLQKSPFTHLLSDAYSLPAVERSGGFGTIAATSVSFRHILDTEDWDRSVFIITPGQSGQPGSPYYGSLLETWGNDDYLQLAFSREAVEALTGHRLTLSPR, from the coding sequence ATGCCGTATACCCATTACATGCATTTCATTGTAGCGCTCGTTGTCACTCCCCTGTTGGCTATGGGCTGCGGCGAGGAGGTGGACACCGTGGATTCAGACGAACAGCTCATGTCCCTGGCCCGCGGGTCCATCTCCCAGATCGAAGGGGAACTGACCCTGGATGGACTGCAGGAGCCCGTCGAGGTGATCAGGGACCGGCACGGCATTCCTCACATCTACGCACAGAACACGGATGACCTCTTCTTCGCCCAGGGTTACGTGATGGCCCAGGACCGGCTGTGGCAGATGGAGCTCTGGCGCCGGTGGCGGGAAGGCCGCCTCGCGGAGATCTTCGGCCCGGAGGCCTTCGATTACGACGCCCGGACGCGGCTCATGATGTACCGCGGTCCCTTCGACGACCGGGAGTGGACCAGCTACCACGCTGAGGGCGAACGCATCTTCACGGCCTATGCGAACGGCGTAAACGCCTATATCGACACGCACGCTGACAATCTGCCGGTGGAGTTCAAGCTGACGGGCATCCAGCCCGGCCGGTGGACGAAGGAGACGGTGGTGCGGCGCTGGACCGGTCTCTTCTTCCCGAGCGCGGGCAACGACGCCGGGGACGAGATCCAGCTGGCCCGGTCCGTGGCGGAACTAGGCGTCGAGGAGGCCAATCGCCGCGCGGCACCCCTCCCCTGGGATGATCTCGTGGTGCCAGAGGGCCTGGACGTAAATATCGTCCACGAGGATATCGTAGCCGCAATGCGGAAAGGGGAAGGCGATCCCCTGGTACCCGGCCGCCTGCCGCAACTCGAACTCGTGGAACCGTATACGGGCCTGGTACCCCCGGACCGCCAGGCAGAGGCGCCCACAGAAGAGCAACTGCTCGAGATAGGCAGTAACAACTGGGCCGTGAGCGGCGCCCTGTCCATCACGGGCCAGGTCATGGTGGTCAACGACCCCCACCGCCGCCTCGAGAACCCCTCGCTACGGTACTATTCCCATCTGAACGCCCCGGGCTGGAACGTAATCGGGGCCAGCGAGCCGCCCTTCGTGGGCGTGACCGCCGGACACAACGACCGGGTCGCGTGGGGATACACCTTCGCGGGGGTCGACGTGAACGACGTGTACGTGGAGGAGCTCCACTCCGAGCAGCCCGACATGGTCCGGTGGCAGGGCGGATGGGAACCTCTGCGCGTCATCACGGAGGAGATCCCGGTGAAGGGCGAAGAGCCCCGGGAAGTCGTGCTGAAGTACAGCCGCCACGGTCCCGTGTTTTATGAAGATCCGGAGAACGGGGTGGTCTATGCCGTGCGTTCCATCACCCACGAGCCGGGCACCGCGCCGTACCTGGGATGCTTCCGCATGGCCCAGGCCGAGAGCGCCGAGGACTTTTTCGAGCGGGCTATGTTCTGGAAGGTACCGACGCATAACCTGGTCTTCGGCGACGTGGAGGGCAACATCGCCTTCCAGGTATCGGCCCTCACACCGGACCGCGAAGGCTGGAACGGCCGGCTGCCGGTTCCCGGCGACGGGCGGTACGAGTGGCAGGGGTTCCGGGAAGATCTGCCCCGGGAGTACAATCCCCAGCGCGGCTGGGTCGGGACGGCCAATAACGACTCGCACCCACCGGACTATACTGGACGGCCGGTCATGTTCCACTCCTCGAGAGGGGTCGAGTACTCCCGGATCGAGCGCATGAAGCAGCTGTTGGAACCGAACCGCAAGTACACCATTGACGACCACAAGCGCATCCAACTGGACGCCTATTCGCTGAGGGCCGAGGCGGATATTCCCTCGTTTCGGGGCTGGACGTCGGACGATGCGGAAGTCGAACGGGCCCGTGCGCTCGTAGCCGACTGGAACGGCGTCCTATACCGCGACAGCGCCGGCGCGGCGGTCTGGTACCGCTGGAGGGGCGAGGCCGAAGCCGCCGCCTACGACCGGGAGACACCGGACGACGAACGCCGGCCGCTCGTGGAAGCCGGCCTGCGCAAGACCGTGGACCGGCTAATGTCGGAACTGGGCGAGGACTGGGGCGAGTGGCGCTACGGGCGCCTGCAGAAGAGCCCCTTCACCCATCTCCTGTCCGATGCCTACTCCCTGCCCGCCGTGGAACGGTCAGGCGGGTTCGGCACCATCGCCGCCACGTCGGTGAGCTTCCGGCACATCCTGGATACGGAAGACTGGGACCGGTCGGTCTTCATCATCACGCCGGGCCAGTCGGGCCAGCCCGGAAGTCCCTACTACGGCAGCCTGCTGGAGACCTGGGGGAACGACGACTATCTCCAGTTGGCGTTCAGCAGGGAGGCTGTGGAAGCACTCACGGGGCACCGTCTCACGCTGTCTCCGCGCTGA
- a CDS encoding aldo/keto reductase gives MEYRVLGKTGIEVSSVGLGCWPMAGMAGGANWSGIDDEESIATIQHAESLGINLLDTANGYGAGHSERIIGRALRGRRDLYVVATKVAPRSDDPEEPLQRYIAKNCEGSLERLRTDYIDIYQLHGEPDEAGMPAIVEALTRLVEAGKIRCFGISTYETEVMRALMALGDLSMAQIGYSIVNPVGQPGLKFAEVHNLGTLIRVPLAQGALTGKYYDSLSGLDPQDRRHERFDNPRIRSALKKLSELSFLVEGGKRTMVQAALRFVLDTSGVTSVIPGAKNRAQLEENAGADGVPPLTADERKQALAIGGKANWPLPPYTSWT, from the coding sequence GTGGAGTACCGCGTACTGGGAAAAACCGGGATCGAGGTCTCGTCCGTCGGCCTGGGCTGCTGGCCCATGGCCGGGATGGCCGGCGGAGCGAACTGGTCGGGTATCGACGACGAGGAGTCCATCGCCACCATACAACACGCGGAATCCCTCGGCATCAACCTGCTCGACACCGCCAACGGGTACGGCGCCGGCCATAGCGAAAGGATCATCGGCCGGGCGCTCCGGGGCAGGCGGGACCTCTACGTGGTCGCCACCAAGGTCGCGCCTCGGTCCGACGACCCGGAGGAGCCGTTACAGCGGTACATCGCGAAGAACTGCGAAGGAAGCCTGGAAAGACTGCGGACCGACTATATCGACATCTACCAGTTACACGGCGAACCGGACGAGGCCGGCATGCCGGCGATCGTGGAGGCGTTGACACGGCTGGTCGAAGCAGGCAAGATACGGTGCTTCGGCATCTCGACCTACGAGACGGAGGTCATGAGGGCTCTGATGGCGCTGGGCGATCTTTCGATGGCCCAGATCGGCTACAGCATCGTTAATCCGGTGGGACAGCCGGGGCTGAAGTTCGCGGAAGTACATAACCTGGGGACGCTCATCCGCGTGCCGCTCGCCCAGGGTGCGCTGACCGGTAAGTATTACGACTCATTGTCCGGGCTCGATCCACAGGACCGCCGGCACGAGCGTTTCGACAACCCCCGGATACGGTCCGCGCTGAAGAAACTGTCGGAGCTTTCCTTCCTTGTGGAAGGCGGAAAGCGCACCATGGTGCAGGCGGCGCTCAGGTTCGTGCTGGACACGTCAGGCGTGACCTCGGTTATACCCGGCGCCAAAAACCGGGCGCAGCTGGAAGAAAACGCGGGAGCGGACGGCGTCCCCCCGTTGACTGCCGACGAACGGAAACAGGCGCTGGCCATTGGCGGGAAAGCGAACTGGCCGCTGCCGCCCTACACGAGCTGGACGTGA
- a CDS encoding STAS domain-containing protein yields MKVREIKHGDVTVLELSGRMAEGRDTDALSERINRLADQGSRKIIFDLSKVYWIDSSGLGLLIRAYTRMQKVGGDLKLASVTRSVSSLLQMTKLTTVFAVHDTLEGAIEAFGT; encoded by the coding sequence GTGAAAGTCAGAGAAATCAAACACGGGGACGTCACGGTGCTGGAACTGAGCGGCCGCATGGCCGAGGGAAGGGACACCGACGCCCTGAGCGAACGCATCAACCGGCTGGCCGACCAGGGTTCCAGGAAGATCATCTTCGATCTGAGCAAAGTGTACTGGATCGACAGTTCGGGGCTGGGACTGCTCATTCGCGCTTATACCCGCATGCAGAAGGTGGGAGGCGATCTGAAGCTCGCAAGCGTGACGCGCAGCGTCAGCAGCCTCCTGCAGATGACCAAGTTGACGACCGTTTTCGCCGTCCACGATACACTGGAAGGCGCCATCGAGGCTTTCGGAACCTGA
- a CDS encoding class I SAM-dependent methyltransferase: MADQHPGLVQTHGSRTAELVAVSRARHLLRHNPPYIFRDPFAFQFLSKRWKRIIGYRLIDAFVSKIVLRRLMPITTQPLTRARFTEDCLQSAIEDGVGQYVILGSGYDTFALRHPRLDVTIYEIDLASTIALKRERAAAAGLALPDSLRLIPIDFEKDDLSDRLTDHGFDPEKRSFFNWLGVTYYLTRDAIQDTLNKVAGITCPGSEIVFDYLAETNSIPEDERPRALSMKNYVGKLGEPMITSFDPASIESDFEDGGEWEVVRNDSPADQQTRYVEGRSDVYALPPLFWCLHLRRRG; this comes from the coding sequence ATGGCTGATCAGCACCCGGGCCTGGTCCAGACCCACGGAAGCCGGACCGCCGAACTCGTGGCGGTAAGCCGCGCCCGGCACCTCCTCCGGCACAACCCGCCCTACATCTTTCGCGATCCCTTCGCGTTCCAGTTCCTGAGCAAACGGTGGAAACGGATCATCGGATACAGGTTGATCGACGCCTTCGTATCCAAAATCGTGCTGCGAAGGCTCATGCCGATCACCACCCAGCCGCTGACCAGGGCCCGCTTTACCGAGGACTGCCTGCAGTCGGCGATCGAAGACGGTGTGGGCCAGTACGTCATACTCGGGTCCGGTTACGATACCTTCGCCCTGCGTCATCCCCGGCTCGACGTGACCATCTACGAAATCGATCTCGCTTCCACCATCGCCCTGAAACGGGAACGGGCCGCGGCCGCCGGGCTGGCGTTGCCGGACAGTCTGCGGCTGATCCCCATCGACTTCGAAAAAGACGATCTCTCAGACCGGCTGACCGACCATGGATTCGACCCTGAGAAACGTTCCTTCTTCAACTGGCTGGGCGTGACGTACTACCTGACCCGGGACGCGATTCAGGACACACTGAATAAAGTGGCCGGGATAACCTGCCCCGGTTCGGAGATCGTCTTCGACTACCTCGCCGAGACGAACAGCATTCCGGAGGACGAACGTCCCCGGGCCCTGAGTATGAAGAACTATGTAGGGAAGCTGGGGGAACCCATGATCACGTCATTCGACCCGGCCAGCATAGAGTCTGACTTCGAAGACGGTGGCGAATGGGAGGTCGTCCGCAACGATTCGCCGGCCGACCAGCAGACGCGGTACGTGGAGGGGCGCAGCGACGTGTACGCTCTGCCGCCCTTGTTCTGGTGCCTGCATCTGAGAAGGCGAGGTTGA